The Acinetobacter wuhouensis genome includes the window GCAATATTAAACGGCACACCTAAAAACACATCTGCACTGCGCTGATACAGTTGGCAAGATAATTTACCATCTTGAACGAAGAACTGGAACAAGGTATGGCAAGGTGGTAGTGCGACTTTACCTGCTTCATTTGGATTCCAACCAGATACGATTAAACGACGTGAGTTTGGATTGGTTTTGATTTCATTGACCAACCAACTGATTTGATCAAAGCCATCATTTTCAAACAAACCATCCTCTTTTTTAGTCGCACCAAAGTTACGCCATTGATGACCATAAACAGGTCCCAATTCACCTTCAGGGCGTCCAAAACGAGCCGTTTGTTCAGCAGTTGACCATTCATCCCAAATCGATACTTTATTGTCTTTTAAATACTGAACATTGGTATCACCTTTCAAGAACCATAACAGTTCAATCACGATTGAACGGAAATGCACTTTTTTGGTGGTGAGTAAAGGGAAGCCTTTAGATAAGTCAAAACGCATTTGATGACCAAATACAGAACGTGTACCTGTACCCGTACGATCACCTTTGTCACCGCCATTGTCTAGGATATGTTGTAAAAGGTCTAAATACGCTTTCATAAATGTTCCAAGTTGAGGAGAGTGGCTATCGACAAGACCAAAGGATAAGACAAGTCATGTCGCACAGCTACTGATCCGTAATATTTTTGAATAGCTAGAGAGTTTATACTAATCTCATGGTCTTTTTAACTATGATATTTTTTTAGT containing:
- the thyA gene encoding thymidylate synthase, which gives rise to MKAYLDLLQHILDNGGDKGDRTGTGTRSVFGHQMRFDLSKGFPLLTTKKVHFRSIVIELLWFLKGDTNVQYLKDNKVSIWDEWSTAEQTARFGRPEGELGPVYGHQWRNFGATKKEDGLFENDGFDQISWLVNEIKTNPNSRRLIVSGWNPNEAGKVALPPCHTLFQFFVQDGKLSCQLYQRSADVFLGVPFNIASYALLTHMIAQVCGLGVGDFVWTGGDTHLYANHFEQAQLQLTREPLPLCQLKLNPEIKDIFDFKFEDIEIVGYESHPAIKAPVAV